Proteins from a genomic interval of Quercus robur chromosome 9, dhQueRobu3.1, whole genome shotgun sequence:
- the LOC126699569 gene encoding glucuronoxylan 4-O-methyltransferase 3, with amino-acid sequence MKSKTPFSINLKLIVLCFFFLLLLILVTRSSFSSSQQPISETHLSNSTSTTQESQSTTTTPCPSLPLSQTCSKTPPSLANALIHYATTNITPQQTFKEISVSARILAKKSPCNFLVFGLGHDSLMWTSLNHGGRTVFLEEDKSWIEQILERLPTLESYHVEYDTKVHQADQLIKIGMEEDCKVVSDPRFSKCQLALKGFPSEVYDIEWDLIMVDAPTGYHDNAPGRMSAIYTAGLMARNREEGETDVFVHDVDRVVEDKFSKAFLCEGYLTEQEGRIRHFTIPSHRARLGRPFCP; translated from the coding sequence ATGAAGTCTAAAACTCCATTCTCAATCAACCTCAAGCTCATCGTTCTctgctttttctttctcttgctcCTCATCTTAGTAACAAGATCAAGTTTTTCGTCTTCCCAGCAACCAATCTCAGAAACCCATCTCTCAAACTCAACAAGCACCACTCAAGAATCACAATCAACAACTACAACACCATGTCCATCCTTACCCCTATCACAAACTTGCTCCAAAACCCCACCTTCCCTAGCCAATGCTCTCATCCACTATGCAACAACCAACATAACCCCACAACAAACCTTCAAAGAAATCTCAGTTTCAGCAAGAATCCTAGCCAAAAAATCACCATGTAACTTCCTAGTCTTTGGCCTAGGCCATGACAGTCTCATGTGGACCTCACTCAACCATGGTGGCCGCACGGTTTTCCTAGAAGAAGACAAGTCATGGATCGAGCAAATCCTTGAACGTTTGCCCACATTAGAGTCCTACCATGTTGAGTATGACACCAAGGTTCACCAAGCTGACCAACTCATCAAGATTGGAATGGAAGAAGACTGCAAAGTTGTGAGTGATCCAAGGTTCTCAAAATGCCAACTTGCACTCAAAGGCTTTCCAAGTGAAGTGTATGACATAGAATGGGACTTGATCATGGTGGATGCACCTACTGGGTACCATGATAATGCCCCAGGAAGAATGAGTGCTATATACACAGCTGGATTGATGGCTAGGAATAGAGAGGAGGGTGAGACTGATGTGTTTGTGCATGATGTTGATAGAGTTGTGGAGGACAAGTTCTCTAAGGCTTTTCTTTGTGAAGGGTATTTGACAGAACAAGAAGGGAGAATAAGGCACTTCACTATCCCAAGTCACAGGGCTCGCCTTGGTAGACCCTTTTGTCCATAG